In Chthoniobacterales bacterium, the DNA window AACAAGTCCGATTTGCTGGCCGAGCTGAAGAAGGACACCGATACCTACACCTCGACGAAGAACGGCAAGATCGACGTGCGTGTTTTCGGCGGACAATTTGCGGTCGCCACCGGCGTTTCGACCGAGGAGGGCAAGGCGAAAGACGGCACAGCCTTTAAGCGAAGCTTTCGTTGGACCGATGCCTGGGTAGAGCGAAACGGGAAATGGCAATGCGTCGCCTCGCAGGCCATGCTCGTTCCCAAGTAAGCAGGCTCACCCTTGATTCGAATCGCGACAGTTGTGTCGCGAAAATAAACGGCGAGTCGACGCTTGGCGCCGATTTTTCCCCGCAAAATGAAGAGGCACGCCCGTTGCTAAAGGAATTGGTATGCTCACACTTTCTGCCTTCTTCCTTGCTCTCGCCTCGGTCCTGACGAGCGTCGCGTGGGCTTGCAAGGACGACAACGTTAATCGCATCTAGGCCTCTTTCCCGCGGGCTTCGCGCGTGTGTTTGGAAAGATTCCAGGTGACGCCTGTTTACTCGTACCCCTAGACCGGTAACTTACCCGCCCATGGCGGTCTCTGAGGAACAGGTGAAGGAAGCGCTGAAGGGGGTAAAATATCCCGGCTTCAGCCGCGATATCGTTTCGTTCGGCCTGGTGAAGGGCATTCGGATCGACGGCGCCGCGGTCGTTGTGCAGATGGCTTTGGCGACGAACGAGCCGGCAATTCCTCAGGCCATCAAGACGGAATCGGAAGCGATTCTGCGAGAGCTGCCGGGAGTCGAAAGCGCCAGGGTCTTGATCGATATCCACGCGCCGCCCGCTGGAGCCGGAGCGGCCGGCGTGGGAGCAACCCGCATTGAAGGAATCAAACACGTCATTGCCATCGCCAGCGGAAAAGGGGGTGTCGGGAAATCCACCGTCGCCGCAAACCTTGCCGTCGCCTTGGAAAAGACGGGCGCCCGGGTTGGGCTCTGCGATTGCGACATTTACGGCCCGAGCATCTCCCTGATGTTCGGCACCCGCGATCGGCCGATGGCGACGGAAGAAAACCGGATTGTGCCGATCGAACAATATAACCTGAAGCTGATGTCGATGGGGTTTCTGCTCGACGACGGTTCCCCGGCGATCTTGCGCGGCCCGATGGTAACGCGCTATACCCAGCAATTCCTCCGGCAGGTGGAATGGGGCGACCTTGATTACCTGATCCTCGACCTGCCGCCGGGGACGGGTGATATTCAGCTCACCATCGTGCAAACGGTAGCCCTCGCCGGCGCCATCATCGTCACCACGCCCCAGGAGGTGGCTCTAATCGATGCCCGGAAAGCCGCGACCATGTTCGAAAAGGTCAACGTCCCGGTCCTCGGCCTCATCGAAAACATGAGCTATTTCGCCTGCCCGGGCGATGGGAAACGTTACGAGATCTTTGGGTCCGGTGGTGGCGCGCGCGAGGCGAAACGCCTGCGGGTTTCGTTGCTTGGCCAGATTCCAATTGATATCGCCACGCGCGAATCAGGCGATCGCGGTTTTCCGATCACGGCCGAATCGGACGATTCGCCCGTGGCGCTCGAGTTCATGAAAATCGCGCGCCAGTTGCGCGAAACGCTGTAGCCGCGCTGCTCAGTTCAAACGCGCGCCGGTGCGGCGGCCGCCGGGGAACAGCGGACTTTCGTCGTCTCCCATTTCGAAAAATATTTGGCCAGCCGGCGCGCGAATCGTTTCGGGCGCTCGGCGTAGAATCGTTCCCCGAGCGCGACGGCGGTCTGCTCGAGTTCCGCGGCCCTGGCCTCGATCAGGACCTTGAGGATGCGCTCGCCTTGCTTTCGGGCGGGGCCGATTGAAGCCAGGCGCGCCGCGACAAAAGCCAGGTCGTGGATCTGGCCAAGATATTGGCCGATCGATTTCAGCTCATCGTTCATTTCCTTGAATACCGCCGGCGCCAGCGGCCGCAGGAGGCGCAACTGATACCAAAGTTCCTTGGCCCGCTTCCGAAATGTGTGCAGTCGTTTCGTGCTTGTTTTCTCGATCGCCTTCCGCAGGGATTTGCGGCCACGCTGGTAGGTTTTCTGCACATTTTTCCGCAGTCGCTTGCAACCCAGATCATCCAACGGCCATTCTCCGATTCGCTCGAGAGTCTGGCTCAACTGTTCTCCCGCTTCCTGTGGCCATTCCGAAAATGCCGCCAGAAAACTATCCAGCTCGAAGGCGAGAAGTTCTTCCGTCTCCTGAAAGCTGCGTTTCTTCCCTCGCGCGAAATCGCGCAATTCCCGCACGGTTTCCAAGCGCACCTCGGCGTCCCGAACCTCGGAAATCAGATCGCCGACTTTTTCCAGGCAGCGATCGGCACGTTTCCAAACGTCGCGGTCGATCTCGCCGGAGACGAGACGCAGGGCGGCCCGTGCCTTTTTGAGATGTTTGCGGGTTTCATGAACCGGGGAGCCTTTGCCATTCTGTTCCGCTTTGCTCGCCTTGATCGCGCTTTCGATTTGGTGAGACACAATCCGG includes these proteins:
- a CDS encoding CHAD domain-containing protein — encoded protein: MSYELRQDEILGDGIRRIVSHQIESAIKASKAEQNGKGSPVHETRKHLKKARAALRLVSGEIDRDVWKRADRCLEKVGDLISEVRDAEVRLETVRELRDFARGKKRSFQETEELLAFELDSFLAAFSEWPQEAGEQLSQTLERIGEWPLDDLGCKRLRKNVQKTYQRGRKSLRKAIEKTSTKRLHTFRKRAKELWYQLRLLRPLAPAVFKEMNDELKSIGQYLGQIHDLAFVAARLASIGPARKQGERILKVLIEARAAELEQTAVALGERFYAERPKRFARRLAKYFSKWETTKVRCSPAAAAPARV
- a CDS encoding Mrp/NBP35 family ATP-binding protein yields the protein MAVSEEQVKEALKGVKYPGFSRDIVSFGLVKGIRIDGAAVVVQMALATNEPAIPQAIKTESEAILRELPGVESARVLIDIHAPPAGAGAAGVGATRIEGIKHVIAIASGKGGVGKSTVAANLAVALEKTGARVGLCDCDIYGPSISLMFGTRDRPMATEENRIVPIEQYNLKLMSMGFLLDDGSPAILRGPMVTRYTQQFLRQVEWGDLDYLILDLPPGTGDIQLTIVQTVALAGAIIVTTPQEVALIDARKAATMFEKVNVPVLGLIENMSYFACPGDGKRYEIFGSGGGAREAKRLRVSLLGQIPIDIATRESGDRGFPITAESDDSPVALEFMKIARQLRETL